The following are encoded together in the Simkaniaceae bacterium genome:
- a CDS encoding DEAD/DEAH box helicase gives MDTPSSFESFNLHPSILERITDAGFTAPTPIQRDVMGPIIDGRDLIAKSQTGSGKTAAFALPSLNRLIENPDVKILVITPTRELALQVKEEIAFFAKNLRLLPTAVFGGESLTHQLKRLKQDNRVIVATPGRLLDLYRSNHLKTFNPSIVILDEADEMLNMGFLEDIQDIFSYIPEERQTLLFSATMPPEIRKLSKKLLNDPLSFDHQSKENTHTDIEQEYYLIKPEQRTLALIRIMQFLMPTKSIVFCNTKKQVDELSAKLIDLGMPTLRLHGDMQQKERQSVIKAFRENPQGCLIATDVAGRGINVPDVTHVFNFELPFSRESYTHRIGRTGRAGNKGMAITLITNREIGFLKKTVNAQDRHLEFAQLPQLDQIKAKQQHQILATIQEIEIHHEAKNLFNTLNDLMPLEELSLRLISKHIQGKDLSGQDELIDPKYASQDAKPNKRRDNRSFKNERTKRRRFSNSKR, from the coding sequence ATGGATACACCCTCTTCTTTTGAAAGTTTTAACTTGCACCCGTCTATTTTAGAGCGGATTACCGATGCCGGATTTACTGCACCCACCCCAATTCAAAGAGATGTGATGGGCCCCATCATCGATGGACGAGACCTCATTGCAAAATCCCAAACCGGATCGGGAAAAACGGCTGCTTTTGCCCTCCCCTCTTTAAACCGACTCATTGAAAACCCGGATGTGAAAATTCTAGTGATCACCCCAACAAGAGAACTTGCCCTTCAAGTAAAGGAAGAAATCGCCTTCTTTGCTAAAAATCTCAGACTTTTACCAACGGCTGTCTTTGGAGGAGAATCTCTAACGCACCAACTCAAACGCCTCAAGCAAGACAACCGCGTTATCGTGGCAACACCGGGACGACTTCTCGATCTATATCGATCCAATCACTTAAAGACATTTAATCCGTCGATTGTCATTCTTGACGAAGCGGATGAAATGCTCAACATGGGTTTTTTAGAAGATATCCAAGATATTTTTTCCTATATTCCCGAAGAGAGACAAACACTTTTATTTTCTGCTACAATGCCCCCTGAAATTAGAAAGCTTTCTAAAAAGCTCTTAAATGATCCTCTTTCATTTGATCATCAATCAAAAGAAAATACACATACTGATATTGAGCAGGAATACTATTTGATTAAACCCGAACAGCGCACGCTTGCTCTCATCCGCATCATGCAATTTTTGATGCCCACTAAATCCATTGTTTTTTGCAATACAAAGAAACAAGTGGATGAACTTTCTGCAAAACTTATCGATCTAGGGATGCCTACACTTCGCCTTCATGGAGACATGCAACAAAAAGAGCGCCAAAGCGTTATCAAAGCCTTTCGAGAAAATCCTCAGGGCTGTCTCATTGCAACGGATGTCGCCGGAAGAGGAATCAACGTCCCTGATGTGACACACGTTTTCAATTTTGAGCTCCCTTTTTCTCGTGAAAGCTATACCCACCGGATCGGCCGCACAGGGCGCGCCGGCAACAAAGGAATGGCCATTACCCTGATTACAAACCGCGAAATCGGATTTCTCAAGAAAACAGTTAACGCACAAGATCGCCACCTTGAATTCGCGCAACTTCCCCAACTCGATCAAATCAAAGCCAAACAACAACATCAGATTTTAGCTACAATCCAAGAGATTGAAATCCACCATGAAGCTAAAAACCTCTTTAATACACTTAATGATCTCATGCCTCTTGAAGAACTCTCCCTACGCCTGATTTCAAAACATATTCAAGGCAAAGACCTATCCGGCCAAGATGAGCTCATCGACCCGAAATACGCCTCTCAGGATGCAAAACCCAACAAAAGAAGAGACAACCGCTCCTTCAAAAATGAGCGCACAAAAAGACGCCGCTTCTCTAACTCTAAGAGATAA